One window from the genome of [Clostridium] celerecrescens 18A encodes:
- a CDS encoding carbohydrate ABC transporter permease, which produces MKSKRQRTAILFLLPAVVLLICFMIYPLGKTIYYSFTAWYNFSAVQTFIGLKNYKDLIRDPVVRTALRNTAILMAGVLLFQIGFALILAILVDGVRHCFKFFRTIYFFPIVISATAIGLMFTLIYKYEYGLLNYFITLFGGEKQVWINERTSIYLALIPVVWQYVGFYFVIFLTGISNISSDIYESAMLDGIRPVQKAVYITVPMLRSVLTSSIVLVVSGCFKVFDIIFMVTNGGPLDSSQLLSTYMYQKAFARGNGGYASSIAIVMIVLGVAVTSVLRKMLQGGEEDA; this is translated from the coding sequence ATGAAGTCGAAAAGACAACGGACTGCCATACTGTTTTTGCTTCCGGCGGTAGTTCTTTTGATATGCTTCATGATATACCCGTTGGGAAAGACGATTTATTACAGTTTTACAGCCTGGTATAATTTCTCGGCGGTACAGACGTTTATTGGCCTGAAAAATTATAAAGATTTAATCAGAGATCCGGTTGTAAGAACCGCGCTTCGCAATACAGCGATTCTGATGGCAGGGGTTCTCTTATTTCAGATTGGCTTTGCTCTGATTCTGGCGATACTGGTAGATGGAGTCAGGCATTGCTTTAAGTTTTTCCGAACAATCTATTTTTTCCCGATTGTAATATCAGCGACTGCAATCGGTCTTATGTTTACCCTGATTTATAAGTATGAATATGGGCTTCTCAACTATTTCATTACCTTATTTGGAGGGGAAAAGCAGGTATGGATCAATGAAAGGACTTCCATTTACCTTGCCTTGATTCCTGTTGTGTGGCAGTATGTCGGATTTTATTTTGTGATTTTTCTTACAGGCATATCAAACATATCCTCTGATATTTATGAATCAGCCATGTTGGATGGTATCAGACCGGTGCAGAAAGCTGTTTATATCACCGTGCCGATGCTGCGCAGTGTTCTTACATCTTCGATTGTTCTTGTAGTCTCCGGATGCTTTAAAGTATTTGATATTATTTTTATGGTTACCAATGGCGGCCCTTTGGATTCCAGCCAGCTTTTGAGCACTTATATGTATCAGAAGGCATTTGCAAGGGGCAATGGGGGATATGCCAGTTCCATAGCCATAGTCATGATCGTTCTTGGAGTTGCGGTAACCAGTGTGCTTAGAAAGATGCTGCAGGGAGGTGAAGAGGATGCATGA
- a CDS encoding ROK family transcriptional regulator, whose amino-acid sequence MNQYMPRYLKTKNRMMIFDLFRNQQLMSRAELVRITGISFPTVSKIVDKLLELGIVIELEETEQSSGAGRKGHLLKFNPRACYAIGIEFEGQVVHLGLVDMLGTCQYCRSIYLPAQNHTLKLSKLTKEINTLMTLADNDHIPVLGIGIGFPAMINPETNSIIHMSGMNIDHEVPFVEAFSEFASTLTVPFFLDNDVKFACQGEAFLRRKNPEYQDLIYFTLGTGCGVSYMMNGELWYGATHKSGEIGNMMISSCQIPGTEVPEPTPFEQLINLNAIYKHFQISLQQNPGLPESIREDIINYLCPYLSFTLSNISYLLDIQHCVLTGIVPLALGEGLLQKIQNTLRTTLTQNTLLIEPSISRDAGIIGAAVTVFNKRLEALFKD is encoded by the coding sequence TTGAACCAATACATGCCAAGATATCTTAAAACCAAAAACCGTATGATGATTTTTGACTTATTCCGAAACCAGCAACTTATGAGCCGGGCAGAATTGGTCCGTATTACAGGCATCAGCTTTCCCACTGTTTCAAAAATTGTAGATAAACTGCTGGAGCTGGGCATTGTCATTGAGTTAGAAGAGACAGAGCAAAGCTCCGGAGCTGGGCGGAAGGGCCATCTCCTTAAGTTTAACCCTAGAGCCTGTTATGCCATTGGCATTGAATTTGAAGGCCAGGTTGTTCATCTGGGACTGGTTGATATGCTGGGCACCTGCCAGTACTGCAGATCTATTTATCTACCCGCTCAGAATCATACCCTGAAATTATCTAAGCTGACAAAAGAAATCAATACCTTAATGACCCTGGCTGACAATGACCACATTCCGGTTTTGGGTATTGGAATCGGTTTTCCTGCTATGATAAATCCCGAGACAAACAGCATTATTCATATGTCAGGAATGAATATTGATCATGAAGTTCCATTTGTAGAAGCATTTTCGGAATTTGCCTCAACTTTGACAGTTCCATTTTTTCTTGACAATGATGTTAAGTTTGCCTGTCAGGGAGAGGCCTTCTTACGCCGTAAGAATCCGGAATACCAGGATCTCATATATTTCACCCTGGGTACAGGCTGTGGTGTCAGCTATATGATGAATGGGGAGCTGTGGTACGGCGCCACACATAAATCCGGAGAGATCGGAAACATGATGATCAGCTCCTGCCAGATACCGGGAACAGAGGTGCCTGAACCAACTCCGTTTGAGCAGTTAATTAACTTAAATGCCATATATAAGCATTTTCAGATCAGTCTCCAGCAGAATCCTGGCCTGCCGGAGTCCATACGGGAAGATATCATTAATTATCTCTGCCCCTATTTAAGCTTTACCCTGTCCAACATATCCTATCTTTTGGATATCCAGCATTGTGTACTCACAGGAATTGTACCTCTTGCTTTAGGAGAGGGCTTGCTGCAGAAAATACAGAATACGCTCCGCACTACCCTGACACAAAACACCCTCCTGATTGAGCCTTCCATCAGCCGTGACGCAGGCATTATCGGCGCTGCTGTCACAGTGTTTAACAAACGTCTGGAGGCTCTGTTCAAGGATTAA
- a CDS encoding LytR/AlgR family response regulator transcription factor, translating to MLRIAVCDDSREDRKTILDFVCDYYKKLDMDAQIDDFETAGKLLSAEETYDIYLLDVFMPDMTGIETAKRLLKKNEAPVIIFITSSLESAVDGYRVSAAGFVLKPLIQQDFEETLRRVMEQHFKSRESSISIVHNRVPMELKLSRILYFENRLHRVYIILRNGDILSIHQKLNELQEELKPQTCFLRCHQSYIVNLNYVETLGPMGFLMINGQSVPVSRNFYKECKQVYYHFQLK from the coding sequence ATGCTGCGAATTGCCGTCTGTGACGACAGCAGAGAAGACAGGAAGACAATTCTTGACTTTGTATGCGACTACTATAAAAAGCTTGATATGGATGCTCAGATTGATGACTTTGAAACTGCCGGAAAGTTACTTTCCGCAGAGGAGACTTATGACATCTATCTGTTAGATGTCTTTATGCCAGACATGACCGGCATAGAAACAGCCAAACGCCTGCTTAAAAAGAACGAAGCTCCAGTAATCATATTTATCACTTCTTCTTTGGAATCCGCCGTGGACGGTTACAGGGTCAGCGCCGCAGGCTTCGTCTTAAAACCTTTAATCCAACAGGATTTCGAGGAAACCTTAAGGCGGGTTATGGAACAACATTTCAAATCCAGGGAATCCTCTATTTCCATAGTACATAACCGGGTCCCCATGGAGCTGAAGCTAAGCCGGATCCTGTATTTTGAAAACAGGCTGCACCGGGTCTACATTATCCTTAGAAACGGAGATATCCTTTCCATCCACCAAAAGCTTAATGAGCTTCAGGAAGAATTAAAGCCTCAGACCTGTTTTCTACGGTGCCACCAAAGCTATATCGTAAATCTAAACTATGTAGAAACCCTGGGACCTATGGGGTTTTTGATGATAAACGGACAGTCTGTTCCCGTTTCCCGCAATTTTTACAAAGAATGCAAGCAAGTTTACTACCATTTTCAATTAAAGTGA
- a CDS encoding SIS domain-containing protein translates to MAQKMMEYIKEQPAIWARMAEEREDIFRELKECELNPVNRILIIGSGSSYIASMAAADFMEKILGIETTAAVPTRLNGFIKVLKPEDTLVIAVSQSGKSTSTISAVKEWREHGFTVITVTSDPKSPVALQGNLHQLIACGEETVGPKTKGMTGTVLTLSFMGLVLGQCWNRVEEEQYHHFLAEINKSIKAAPSNIEAAIEFCKRNEDLLASMQHFTLISEEAGYHTVQEGALKILETLYVPAAAYEFEEYLHGINNTIEPGLCNLFLPAGPHNSERMAVLERYSREKGCINFVITSLDFESGSHILNLSGSKEPYFSMFQALLAFQIMSVYGSERKCIECDTPKFHDFYRVMNTKA, encoded by the coding sequence ATGGCACAGAAAATGATGGAATACATTAAGGAACAACCCGCAATATGGGCAAGAATGGCAGAGGAAAGAGAGGATATTTTCCGGGAACTGAAGGAATGTGAATTAAACCCTGTAAATCGGATTCTGATCATTGGTTCAGGCAGCTCTTACATTGCATCAATGGCAGCGGCAGACTTTATGGAGAAGATTCTTGGGATTGAAACAACTGCAGCAGTACCTACCCGTTTAAATGGTTTTATAAAGGTTTTGAAGCCTGAAGATACTCTGGTCATAGCGGTATCCCAGTCAGGAAAAAGTACTTCGACCATATCGGCAGTAAAAGAATGGAGAGAACATGGATTTACAGTTATAACTGTAACATCTGATCCCAAGTCACCTGTCGCTTTACAAGGAAACCTTCATCAGCTTATCGCATGCGGGGAAGAAACTGTAGGGCCTAAGACCAAAGGAATGACTGGAACGGTTTTAACTCTATCCTTCATGGGTCTGGTACTGGGGCAGTGCTGGAACCGGGTGGAGGAAGAACAGTATCATCATTTCCTGGCTGAAATAAATAAATCCATAAAGGCAGCGCCTTCCAATATAGAGGCAGCCATAGAATTTTGCAAAAGAAATGAAGACCTGCTAGCGTCCATGCAGCATTTTACCCTGATATCAGAGGAGGCAGGATATCATACGGTCCAGGAGGGGGCTCTTAAAATCCTGGAAACTTTGTATGTACCTGCTGCGGCTTATGAATTTGAGGAGTATTTGCATGGAATTAATAACACCATTGAGCCTGGACTTTGCAATCTGTTTTTGCCTGCAGGGCCACATAATTCAGAACGTATGGCAGTCTTAGAGAGATATTCCAGGGAAAAGGGCTGTATTAATTTTGTCATAACCTCCCTGGACTTTGAGAGCGGCAGTCATATTTTAAATCTGTCCGGAAGCAAAGAACCTTACTTTTCCATGTTCCAGGCTCTGCTCGCTTTTCAGATCATGAGTGTTTATGGATCAGAACGAAAATGCATTGAATGTGATACCCCCAAATTTCATGATTTTTACCGGGTAATGAACACAAAGGCATAA
- a CDS encoding glycoside hydrolase family 9 protein: MELLVNHLGYDTSGKKMAVYQGKKEDCLRGFKLSKADGTVVLEGGVKEWGTVAQWETGYYWTLDFSEWKGSGKFQLHIETKRGPVKSDVFEIRESLITMRLLNAAGYYFKAQRSSGEWLFEDRKLGFAGERQGQVDAHGGWFDATGDYGIHLSHLSHGTVHNPQQASFSAYAFFKAAEELEASCNEEYTMIKRRMLDEGTYGADFLMRMRAPSGSFYRSINRGNALDHVRGNRKIGFEYHGSSSQFSEKAATADAETVEDANYETSLRSGGGTAIAALAAASRHFYPGTDFTRDEYLLAAKDAWHYLSANNERYTNDGEWNLIDEYCALLALAELYKASKEYEYLSQAGDMAERIYVRLVMEGDTAAYLTSSGNLPYYHAADEGLPVIALLEYASIEKNREKSEKAVRTSEMIMRHILNITYSVSNPFGYPRFLFEDSDGGKKIQFFFPHHTTVEPWWQGENARIASLSAAARTLLRVTDDEELKVQLEYFADNQINWIMGLNPFDSCMMDGYGKNNIQYFFKDRYDFMNCPGGICNGITSDETNEEGIAFIREPGGTVGDNWRWAEQWIPHVSWFILAQAFKRR; this comes from the coding sequence ATGGAATTACTTGTCAATCATTTGGGTTATGATACATCCGGTAAGAAAATGGCGGTTTATCAGGGGAAGAAAGAGGATTGCCTTCGAGGATTCAAGCTTTCTAAAGCTGATGGAACGGTTGTCCTTGAAGGCGGGGTAAAGGAATGGGGAACTGTGGCACAGTGGGAAACCGGATATTACTGGACCCTTGACTTTTCAGAATGGAAGGGTTCCGGTAAATTTCAGTTACATATTGAAACAAAAAGAGGACCTGTAAAAAGTGATGTATTTGAAATCAGAGAATCCTTAATTACCATGAGGCTGTTAAATGCGGCAGGCTACTATTTTAAAGCCCAGAGATCCAGTGGAGAATGGCTCTTTGAGGACCGGAAGCTGGGCTTTGCAGGAGAGCGGCAGGGGCAGGTTGATGCTCATGGAGGCTGGTTTGATGCTACTGGAGATTATGGAATCCATTTATCTCATTTATCACATGGAACCGTGCATAATCCTCAGCAGGCTTCTTTCAGTGCTTATGCATTTTTTAAAGCAGCGGAAGAGCTGGAGGCCTCCTGTAATGAGGAATATACCATGATAAAACGAAGGATGCTGGATGAAGGAACTTATGGGGCGGATTTTCTTATGCGGATGCGCGCTCCCTCTGGAAGCTTTTACCGTTCAATTAACAGGGGAAATGCCCTGGATCATGTGAGAGGAAACAGAAAAATCGGATTTGAATATCATGGTTCCAGCTCCCAGTTCAGTGAAAAGGCAGCAACTGCAGATGCAGAGACTGTTGAGGATGCGAATTATGAAACCAGTCTGCGGTCAGGAGGAGGAACTGCAATTGCAGCGTTGGCAGCAGCCTCCAGACATTTTTATCCGGGAACCGATTTCACAAGGGATGAATATCTTCTGGCAGCAAAAGATGCATGGCATTACCTGTCAGCAAATAATGAAAGGTATACCAATGATGGGGAATGGAATCTGATTGATGAATACTGTGCTTTACTGGCATTGGCAGAGCTTTATAAGGCCAGTAAAGAGTATGAGTACCTGTCACAGGCAGGAGATATGGCGGAGCGTATATATGTGCGTCTTGTTATGGAGGGGGATACGGCAGCTTATCTGACCTCTTCTGGTAACCTCCCTTATTATCATGCAGCCGATGAAGGGCTCCCTGTCATTGCACTTCTTGAATATGCTTCAATAGAAAAGAACAGGGAGAAGTCTGAAAAAGCCGTGAGAACATCAGAAATGATAATGAGGCACATTCTTAATATTACATATTCTGTTTCTAATCCCTTCGGCTATCCGAGATTTCTTTTTGAGGACAGTGATGGGGGGAAAAAGATCCAATTCTTTTTCCCGCATCATACAACAGTAGAACCATGGTGGCAGGGAGAGAATGCCAGGATTGCTTCCTTATCTGCAGCGGCCAGGACTCTTTTAAGAGTTACGGATGATGAAGAATTAAAGGTCCAGCTGGAGTATTTTGCAGATAACCAGATTAACTGGATCATGGGATTAAATCCCTTTGATTCCTGTATGATGGATGGCTACGGTAAGAATAATATCCAGTACTTCTTCAAAGACCGGTATGATTTTATGAATTGCCCGGGGGGGATCTGCAATGGAATCACAAGCGATGAGACCAATGAAGAAGGAATCGCATTTATCCGGGAACCAGGCGGCACAGTGGGTGATAACTGGCGCTGGGCGGAACAATGGATTCCTCATGTATCATGGTTTATTCTCGCACAAGCCTTTAAACGGAGATAG
- a CDS encoding BadF/BadG/BcrA/BcrD ATPase family protein, producing MKYYAGLDIGGSVARMKIESAEGNVIGEFYGTGGTMNTDGFELCNEKYRKFILPVLKENHLKAEDCIRICIAASGIDSKRQEEECRRSFTEMGFKQESIAVHNDCEIFLHMSSGPAIVLISGTGSIAFARGGSGEIIRCGGWGHVLSDEGSGFHMGMKVIKEAASHIDGRQNCPVLYQLFAEKSGLTTLDEINVFVNDRLMEKAEIASYSILAEKACIMGEEAGLKIIRECRDELFALVRDVYHKAGLHKYKGEKPVELWFWGSVLLNNKIMGAELSQIIDHEFPKIIIKIPELSALDTALELAKR from the coding sequence ATGAAATACTATGCTGGTTTAGACATAGGCGGATCTGTGGCGCGAATGAAGATTGAATCTGCTGAGGGCAATGTCATAGGAGAGTTTTATGGTACGGGAGGTACCATGAATACAGATGGGTTTGAGCTATGCAATGAAAAGTACCGTAAGTTTATTCTGCCGGTTCTGAAAGAAAATCACTTAAAAGCAGAAGATTGTATACGGATTTGCATTGCTGCCAGCGGAATTGATTCCAAAAGGCAGGAAGAGGAATGCAGAAGATCTTTTACAGAAATGGGGTTTAAACAGGAAAGCATAGCAGTCCATAATGATTGTGAGATTTTTCTTCATATGTCCTCAGGACCGGCAATTGTACTGATAAGCGGCACCGGTTCCATTGCATTTGCCAGAGGGGGGTCCGGTGAGATTATACGCTGTGGTGGCTGGGGTCATGTGCTCAGTGACGAGGGAAGCGGCTTTCATATGGGAATGAAAGTAATAAAAGAAGCGGCCAGTCATATTGACGGAAGGCAGAACTGTCCTGTTCTGTATCAGTTATTTGCAGAGAAAAGCGGCTTAACAACATTGGATGAGATAAATGTTTTTGTTAATGACAGGCTGATGGAGAAGGCGGAAATTGCCTCCTATTCAATTCTTGCAGAAAAGGCCTGTATTATGGGAGAGGAAGCGGGATTAAAGATCATCAGGGAGTGCAGGGATGAGCTGTTTGCCCTTGTCAGAGATGTTTATCATAAAGCCGGGCTTCATAAGTATAAGGGAGAAAAACCCGTAGAATTATGGTTCTGGGGAAGTGTGCTGTTAAATAATAAGATAATGGGGGCTGAATTGTCTCAGATCATTGATCATGAATTTCCAAAGATTATCATTAAAATTCCTGAACTGTCCGCACTGGATACAGCTTTGGAATTAGCGAAACGTTAA
- a CDS encoding GHKL domain-containing protein has translation MNEAACNVVLNLINLAVRMMPIFVCLEPKRKNRENIAAVSAYLWVIMVSLQSLFQIREPIFLIVQGIFSCLFFLLLLIFFNGELMKKVFLYLSAWLFAVLSMSLNEFAASVLGRSIFLSYSQICVIVSLLSACGFYIFVRYWLKDMTSQLFIQLSKRSNLLLTAYPAISLAISLFGTSTIFSRESLTKRGFEDVVFYLAFCTMILVLYVMTLAGTLEAVSRKKTEEELLFARQLIGKQRDHYNQMLEHAEELRIIRHDFRHHIHALLNMDRNEQRKYLLDLNKELDTSREQIYCENPAVNQILQEYGIRCQENQIEFVAGLDISAHIPIDDLTLCIVIGNLLENSMEASMKLKENRFIHLQARWMQDHLMMLAENSYNGQIKESGGKLLSSKQDGGLGLLSIRRILNRPGDDFDVYFNETIFTAMVNIMGRSGI, from the coding sequence ATGAATGAAGCAGCATGTAACGTTGTACTGAATCTGATCAATCTTGCAGTCCGCATGATGCCTATTTTTGTTTGTCTGGAACCAAAGAGAAAGAACCGTGAAAACATTGCGGCTGTTTCCGCATATCTCTGGGTCATCATGGTTTCCCTCCAATCCCTGTTTCAAATCAGGGAACCAATTTTTCTCATTGTCCAGGGGATATTTTCCTGCCTCTTTTTTCTTCTGCTCCTCATATTTTTTAACGGGGAATTGATGAAAAAAGTATTTCTCTACTTATCTGCCTGGCTTTTTGCAGTTCTGTCCATGTCATTAAATGAGTTTGCCGCCTCGGTTCTTGGGAGATCCATATTCCTTTCCTATAGCCAGATCTGCGTCATTGTCTCTCTCCTGTCTGCCTGCGGTTTCTATATCTTTGTCCGCTACTGGCTGAAAGACATGACCAGCCAGCTGTTCATTCAGCTGTCCAAACGTTCCAACCTGCTCCTGACCGCCTATCCGGCTATTTCCCTTGCCATTTCCCTGTTTGGCACCTCCACCATTTTCTCCAGAGAATCCCTGACGAAAAGAGGGTTTGAAGACGTTGTATTTTATCTTGCATTCTGCACTATGATCCTTGTTCTTTATGTCATGACTCTAGCCGGTACCCTGGAGGCTGTTTCAAGAAAAAAGACGGAGGAAGAACTTTTATTTGCAAGACAGTTGATTGGAAAACAGAGGGATCATTATAACCAGATGCTGGAACATGCCGAGGAGCTTCGGATTATCCGTCATGATTTCAGACACCACATCCACGCCCTTCTCAATATGGACAGGAATGAGCAGAGGAAATACCTCCTTGACTTAAATAAAGAACTGGACACCTCAAGGGAACAAATTTACTGCGAAAACCCTGCCGTCAATCAGATCCTGCAGGAATATGGAATCCGCTGCCAGGAAAACCAGATTGAATTTGTGGCAGGCCTGGATATATCCGCCCATATCCCCATTGATGATCTGACCCTTTGCATTGTCATTGGAAACTTGCTGGAAAACTCCATGGAAGCCTCTATGAAGCTAAAGGAGAACCGCTTTATCCATTTACAGGCAAGGTGGATGCAGGATCACCTGATGATGCTGGCGGAGAATTCCTATAACGGCCAGATCAAAGAAAGCGGGGGGAAACTTTTATCCAGCAAGCAGGATGGCGGCCTGGGACTTTTAAGCATACGCAGGATATTAAACCGGCCTGGTGATGATTTTGACGTGTACTTCAATGAAACCATCTTTACTGCCATGGTAAATATCATGGGCCGTTCCGGTATTTAA
- a CDS encoding carbohydrate ABC transporter permease, with amino-acid sequence MHEEGKELAARVLKYIILIFWALTTIIPLLWVLINSFKTSEEIVKNGVALPAAIQLINYKTIMSYPDLSMSRAFINSFIISGSVVIGVVLIAGLAAFSLGRYRFKWTKYADAVLIACLLVPSFATMIPNFVTISKLPVRGTHAAAVIPQIAGNLCFSITLLTGFMRSLPDELDEAAIIDGASPFYVLTHITMPLSRPMFATVGIMVFIWSYNDLLTSMVYLSQRSKQPVCVILSMVSNMFGTDYGSMMAAIIVTIVPLLVLYVISQEQVIKGLTAGAVKG; translated from the coding sequence ATGCATGAGGAAGGGAAAGAACTGGCTGCCAGGGTACTAAAATATATAATTTTAATTTTCTGGGCGTTAACTACCATCATTCCGCTTTTATGGGTGCTTATTAATTCCTTTAAAACTTCAGAAGAAATTGTAAAAAACGGAGTAGCACTTCCTGCGGCCATACAGCTTATCAATTATAAAACCATTATGAGCTACCCGGATCTAAGTATGTCCAGGGCCTTTATTAACAGTTTCATTATCTCAGGCTCTGTTGTAATCGGTGTTGTGTTAATCGCTGGATTAGCAGCATTTTCACTGGGAAGATACCGGTTTAAATGGACGAAGTATGCAGATGCAGTATTGATTGCCTGTCTTCTGGTTCCGTCCTTTGCCACTATGATTCCAAACTTTGTGACGATCAGTAAGCTGCCTGTCCGTGGAACTCATGCAGCGGCTGTTATTCCTCAGATTGCAGGGAATCTTTGTTTTTCTATTACATTACTGACTGGATTTATGCGCTCTCTGCCGGATGAATTGGATGAGGCAGCGATTATAGATGGTGCCTCACCGTTTTATGTATTAACTCATATTACCATGCCATTATCCAGGCCTATGTTTGCAACTGTGGGAATCATGGTTTTTATATGGTCTTATAATGATCTGCTGACTTCTATGGTATATCTTTCCCAAAGGTCGAAACAGCCAGTCTGTGTGATCTTATCAATGGTCAGCAATATGTTTGGAACGGATTACGGCAGCATGATGGCAGCGATTATTGTTACAATTGTACCGCTGCTTGTTTTATATGTTATATCCCAGGAACAGGTTATCAAAGGTCTTACAGCAGGGGCTGTAAAAGGTTAG
- a CDS encoding sodium:solute symporter family protein, with the protein MGANVVVTAIVIVYLLLMLWIGWYSSTKISSNTDFLVAGRRLGPLLMAGTLAATEIGGGSSLGVVQNGMSGFGLSAAWYIITMGIAFSILSFVAPRFRAATVKTVPEYFRRRYNKTCGIITAIIMLLPLVGLTAGQFIASAVILSTMLGIDYQVAVIIVAVVVTVYSIMGGLWSVTLTDFVQVFLIVIGMIIAVPFALRYAGGWSNVTANIPEGTLSMFQGYDLFGIISLIIMYTATFSVGQEAVSRFYAARDEKAARGGAWLAALINFIYAFIPTILGIITLALMNMGKFSSEQFAEVGARYALPILAINTMPAVVCGLLFSGIISATMSSSDSDLLGAGSIFSNDIYKAVLKPDASSQSVMRVTKIVMCLVGVASMLIALFNTQSIVSILMFCFTLRAAGSFFPYVMGHYWKKASSAGTIASLIAGTIVVVYLEHISKGMLFGIKFSQPIIPGLIAALICFIIFSFAMPPKEETTELIPEEDD; encoded by the coding sequence ATGGGAGCAAATGTAGTTGTAACTGCCATTGTTATCGTTTATCTGCTGCTCATGCTGTGGATCGGATGGTATTCATCCACCAAGATTTCGTCTAACACAGATTTTCTGGTGGCGGGCCGCCGTCTTGGGCCGCTGCTTATGGCCGGAACACTGGCCGCCACGGAAATTGGGGGCGGAAGCTCACTTGGAGTGGTACAGAACGGGATGTCAGGCTTTGGACTCAGTGCAGCCTGGTACATAATCACGATGGGAATTGCATTTTCCATTTTAAGCTTTGTTGCACCGCGGTTCAGGGCGGCAACTGTTAAGACCGTACCGGAATATTTCCGGAGACGTTACAATAAGACCTGTGGCATAATCACGGCTATTATCATGCTTCTTCCTTTGGTTGGGCTTACGGCTGGGCAGTTCATTGCTTCTGCGGTCATATTGTCTACCATGCTTGGTATTGATTATCAGGTGGCAGTCATCATCGTAGCGGTGGTGGTAACGGTTTATTCCATAATGGGAGGTTTATGGAGCGTTACTTTGACTGACTTTGTCCAGGTGTTCCTGATTGTTATCGGTATGATTATAGCGGTTCCTTTTGCACTCCGGTATGCGGGGGGCTGGAGCAATGTGACAGCTAATATTCCGGAAGGGACGTTAAGCATGTTCCAGGGTTATGATTTATTTGGGATTATTTCTCTTATTATCATGTACACCGCTACGTTTTCCGTGGGACAGGAGGCAGTATCACGATTTTACGCCGCAAGAGATGAGAAGGCTGCAAGAGGAGGGGCCTGGCTGGCAGCACTTATTAATTTCATCTATGCGTTTATTCCCACAATTCTCGGTATTATTACCCTGGCATTAATGAATATGGGGAAATTCAGCTCTGAGCAGTTTGCAGAGGTAGGAGCCCGCTATGCACTTCCCATCCTTGCGATCAATACGATGCCGGCTGTTGTCTGCGGACTTTTATTTTCCGGCATTATTTCGGCTACTATGTCCAGCTCCGATTCCGACTTACTGGGGGCGGGATCAATCTTTTCCAACGATATTTACAAGGCAGTTCTAAAGCCGGATGCTTCCAGCCAGTCTGTTATGAGAGTTACAAAGATCGTCATGTGTCTGGTAGGTGTGGCATCCATGCTGATTGCTTTATTTAATACCCAGAGTATCGTTTCCATCCTTATGTTTTGCTTTACCCTTCGGGCGGCGGGCTCCTTCTTTCCCTATGTTATGGGACACTACTGGAAAAAGGCGTCATCGGCAGGAACCATCGCCTCTCTGATAGCAGGAACTATCGTTGTCGTATATCTGGAGCATATTTCCAAAGGCATGCTGTTTGGGATCAAGTTCAGCCAGCCTATTATACCAGGGCTCATTGCTGCATTAATCTGTTTTATTATTTTCTCCTTTGCCATGCCGCCTAAGGAGGAGACTACAGAACTGATCCCAGAGGAAGATGACTGA